The following nucleotide sequence is from Mycobacterium sp. Z3061.
TTCGCAGTTCGAGAGCCTGGAGGAGTTGTTCTTCCTCTTGTACGACGAGTGGGCCGGCCGCACCGCGGAGCAGGTCCGCGCCGCGATGGAGGGTGCCGACGCGGTGGTCGACCTGCCCGGAGTCGTCAACCGGATCGTCGACACGCTGCTTCTCGAACGTGACTGGCTGCTGATCAAGTTCGACTTCCTGCTGTACGCGGCGCGCAACCCCGAGCTCGCCCACCGCTGGGAGGTCCATCGCGCGCAGCTGCGCAAAGTGATCGAGGAACGGCTGATCGCCAGCGGCATCGGGTTCCACAAGGCGATCGACAGTGTGAC
It contains:
- a CDS encoding TetR/AcrR family transcriptional regulator encodes the protein MATATTTAKPPRVTKRRAETRARLIEAAFRVFAEKGYGHVTIEDVCEAAGYTRGAFYSQFESLEELFFLLYDEWAGRTAEQVRAAMEGADAVVDLPGVVNRIVDTLLLERDWLLIKFDFLLYAARNPELAHRWEVHRAQLRKVIEERLIASGIGFHKAIDSVTDTARAIIAAYDGVSIQLLLDSDQTAARAWLTQLMNVVLTRD